The following proteins are co-located in the Roseovarius arcticus genome:
- a CDS encoding ABC transporter permease, producing the protein MNWRRLTTPSALFWWGLLGLTWALSTYSFPLYKALDARWIIRFPKGWQLNFEGWISSAMKWLLEDASFGLFTFQELTRFISAIIEVPYDAARALLADGFVRGLGSNAVDIAPPLSWIAVTALMVLLARYARGWGLAALVGACFVYLAVFGQWDSAMVTLASVVIAVPIGVLGGLALGIASYRAAWVERSLRPVLDLMQTVPIFAYLVPILFLFGFGPVSALVATVIYAMPPMVRVATVALQSVPPEVVEAGHMAGCTKRQMMWKVLVPSAAPTLMVGVNQVIMLSLNMVIIASMIGAGGLGFDVLSALRRLDIGGGIEAGLAIVVIAIALDRVSQAFASRLPDAAPVRGANIAQRHPYLVVAALIVVVTYLASLALPFVQDYPERFTLTTSAFWEDAMRWINITFFDTLDTIKSFFLTWLLLPVKRFFTGIPWAWGIIAAGLAAARVGGWRLGLMAAVMAGLIAAVGLWDKAMTTVYLCGVSVLIAYAIGVPLGIWAGQRARAHAWVGAFIDTLQTLPSFVYLIPVVMLFRVGDFSAMIAVVLYALAPAVRYAAHGVRSVDPQMIEAGLVAGCTPRQLLWRIKLPLAAPSLLLGLNQTIMLALSMLVITALVGTRDLGQEVYIALTKANVGQGIVAGLSVAFIAIIADRMISAMAAKSKERLGLT; encoded by the coding sequence ATGAACTGGCGGCGCCTCACCACGCCCAGCGCGCTTTTCTGGTGGGGTTTGCTGGGCCTGACTTGGGCGCTTTCGACCTATTCATTCCCACTTTACAAGGCGCTGGACGCCCGCTGGATCATCCGCTTTCCCAAGGGTTGGCAGCTAAATTTCGAGGGTTGGATATCGTCGGCAATGAAATGGCTGCTGGAGGATGCCAGTTTCGGTCTCTTCACGTTTCAAGAACTGACCCGCTTTATCTCGGCCATCATTGAGGTGCCGTATGACGCGGCACGCGCGCTGTTGGCAGACGGTTTTGTGCGCGGTCTGGGCAGCAATGCGGTCGACATCGCGCCGCCGCTTAGCTGGATCGCGGTTACAGCGCTTATGGTGCTGCTGGCGCGCTACGCACGCGGCTGGGGGCTGGCCGCGCTCGTCGGTGCATGCTTTGTCTATCTGGCGGTCTTTGGCCAGTGGGACAGCGCCATGGTCACGCTGGCGTCCGTCGTCATCGCCGTCCCGATCGGGGTGCTGGGGGGCCTTGCCCTTGGCATCGCGAGCTATCGCGCGGCGTGGGTCGAACGGTCGTTGCGCCCGGTGCTGGACCTGATGCAGACGGTCCCGATTTTTGCCTATCTGGTGCCGATCCTCTTCCTCTTCGGCTTTGGCCCCGTCTCGGCGCTGGTTGCCACCGTGATCTACGCCATGCCGCCGATGGTGCGGGTGGCGACGGTTGCCCTGCAATCGGTGCCGCCTGAGGTGGTCGAGGCCGGCCATATGGCCGGCTGCACAAAGCGCCAGATGATGTGGAAGGTGCTGGTGCCCTCTGCCGCACCGACGCTGATGGTGGGCGTCAACCAAGTCATCATGCTATCGCTGAACATGGTCATCATCGCGTCTATGATCGGCGCCGGCGGCCTTGGCTTTGACGTGCTCAGTGCGCTGCGCCGCCTCGACATTGGCGGCGGCATTGAGGCGGGCCTCGCTATTGTGGTCATCGCCATCGCGCTGGACCGGGTAAGCCAAGCCTTTGCGAGCCGCCTGCCAGACGCGGCGCCCGTGCGCGGCGCAAACATCGCCCAGCGCCATCCCTATCTGGTGGTTGCCGCGCTCATCGTGGTTGTTACATACCTTGCCAGCCTCGCGCTGCCTTTCGTGCAGGACTACCCCGAGCGGTTTACGCTGACGACCAGCGCGTTCTGGGAGGATGCGATGCGCTGGATCAATATTACGTTCTTTGACACGCTGGACACGATCAAATCCTTCTTCCTCACGTGGCTGCTGCTGCCGGTCAAGCGCTTTTTCACTGGCATCCCGTGGGCTTGGGGCATCATCGCCGCTGGTCTGGCGGCGGCGCGCGTGGGCGGCTGGCGCTTGGGCCTGATGGCTGCGGTCATGGCTGGGCTGATCGCGGCTGTGGGCCTCTGGGACAAGGCGATGACGACCGTCTACCTGTGCGGCGTGTCCGTACTGATCGCTTATGCAATTGGCGTGCCGCTGGGCATCTGGGCCGGGCAACGGGCGCGCGCCCATGCTTGGGTCGGCGCGTTCATCGACACGCTGCAAACGCTGCCCAGCTTTGTGTATCTGATCCCGGTGGTGATGCTGTTCCGAGTTGGCGACTTCTCGGCCATGATCGCGGTCGTCCTCTATGCGCTCGCCCCTGCCGTTCGCTATGCCGCGCATGGCGTACGGTCTGTCGATCCGCAGATGATCGAGGCGGGGCTGGTCGCCGGCTGCACGCCCCGCCAATTACTATGGCGCATCAAGCTGCCGCTGGCCGCGCCTTCGCTTCTCTTGGGGCTAAACCAGACGATCATGCTGGCGCTGTCGATGCTGGTCATCACCGCCCTCGTGGGCACGCGCGATCTGGGACAGGAAGTCTATATCGCGCTGACCAAGGCTAATGTGGGTCAGGGCATCGTCGCAGGCCTTTCCGTGGCGTTCATTGCGATCATCGCGGATCGCATGATCTCGGCCATGGCCGCTAAATCCAAGGAAAGGCTGGGCCTGACATGA
- a CDS encoding quaternary amine ABC transporter ATP-binding protein produces MPRARKLLCRNVWKLYGADARGFLDQNADPTDADLAEGAMIGAVRAANVEIREGEIFVIMGLSGSGKSTLVRCLSRLVEPTGGEIEFDGEDLLAMNAAQLTQLRRRKIGMVFQNFALLPHLTVLQNIAFPLDVQGVDRATREARAHKMIDIVGLKGREDNFPRQLSGGQQQRVGIARSLVGEPEIWFLDEPFSALDPLIRREMQDEFMRLQGLLHKTIVFITHDFDEAIRLADRIAVMKDGRIVQTATPEELVLNPANDYVAEFTKHIPRGKVLSIGAIMAPLGSGPFAGDLDAASRIADVADSVEAAQRPFRVTQDGAAVGQVDAAAVVDVLIGRPRT; encoded by the coding sequence ATGCCCCGTGCGCGTAAACTTCTTTGCCGCAACGTCTGGAAGCTGTACGGCGCGGACGCGCGCGGCTTTCTAGACCAAAACGCCGACCCTACTGATGCGGACCTCGCAGAGGGCGCCATGATCGGCGCCGTGCGCGCTGCCAATGTCGAAATTCGCGAGGGCGAGATTTTCGTCATCATGGGGTTGTCTGGCTCCGGCAAATCTACGCTTGTCCGGTGCCTGTCGCGGCTGGTGGAGCCGACGGGCGGCGAGATCGAATTTGACGGCGAAGATCTGCTGGCGATGAACGCGGCGCAGCTGACGCAGTTGCGCCGGCGCAAGATCGGGATGGTGTTCCAGAACTTTGCCCTCTTGCCGCATCTGACCGTCTTGCAAAACATCGCGTTTCCGCTGGATGTGCAGGGCGTCGACCGCGCTACCCGCGAGGCGCGCGCGCATAAGATGATCGACATCGTTGGCCTGAAGGGCCGCGAGGATAACTTTCCCCGCCAGTTATCTGGCGGCCAGCAGCAGCGCGTCGGTATCGCGCGCTCCCTCGTGGGCGAGCCCGAGATCTGGTTTCTGGACGAGCCGTTCTCGGCGCTGGACCCTCTTATCCGGCGCGAGATGCAGGATGAATTTATGAGGCTGCAGGGCCTACTGCATAAGACAATCGTGTTCATCACGCATGATTTTGACGAGGCAATCCGCCTCGCTGACCGGATCGCAGTGATGAAGGACGGGCGCATTGTGCAGACCGCCACGCCCGAGGAATTGGTGCTAAATCCAGCCAATGACTACGTCGCCGAATTTACCAAGCATATCCCGCGCGGCAAAGTACTTAGCATCGGCGCAATTATGGCCCCCCTCGGCAGCGGCCCCTTTGCGGGCGATTTGGATGCGGCGTCCCGCATCGCCGACGTGGCCGATTCTGTCGAGGCGGCCCAGCGCCCGTTTCGCGTGACCCAGGACGGAGCGGCCGTAGGCCAAGTGGATGCCGCAGCCGTCGTCGACGTGCTGATCGGACGGCCCCGCACATGA
- a CDS encoding ABC transporter substrate-binding protein, with protein MKRIAFSAAACATLAALPAIAEVESQDPIRLTTHDWTGQIINTTILQDVLQKAGYNTELVQADYIAQFAGLKTGDLHVATEIWETTGREAMDEAVATGNVVNMGEGGMIAIEEWWYPSYMEARCPGLPDWEALNNCASEFATSETAPLGRYLGGPVTWGGFDEERVEALGLDFEVVHAGTDAALFAELESAYQREAPIVLWLYSPHWAPAKYDGKFIEFPEYSKACYDDASVGINPDAAYDCGKPTGPIWKVAWAGVEDKWPGAAEIVRNYTLTNEEMGAMVSAVDLDGQSIEAVADQWMADNAAKVDGWIN; from the coding sequence ATGAAACGTATCGCCTTCTCCGCCGCCGCGTGCGCCACGCTTGCCGCCTTGCCCGCCATTGCCGAGGTTGAAAGCCAGGATCCGATCCGTCTGACCACGCATGACTGGACCGGCCAGATCATCAACACGACCATCCTTCAGGACGTGCTGCAAAAGGCGGGCTACAATACCGAACTGGTACAAGCCGACTACATCGCGCAATTCGCAGGCCTCAAAACCGGCGATCTGCACGTCGCCACCGAAATTTGGGAAACGACGGGCCGCGAGGCGATGGACGAGGCCGTCGCGACCGGCAACGTCGTTAACATGGGCGAAGGCGGGATGATCGCCATCGAGGAATGGTGGTACCCCAGCTATATGGAGGCGCGCTGCCCCGGACTGCCCGATTGGGAGGCGCTGAACAACTGTGCGTCGGAATTCGCCACGTCCGAAACGGCCCCGCTGGGCCGCTATCTGGGGGGGCCCGTCACATGGGGCGGCTTTGACGAAGAGCGTGTCGAGGCGCTTGGCCTAGATTTCGAGGTGGTCCATGCGGGCACGGATGCGGCACTATTCGCGGAGCTTGAGTCGGCCTATCAGCGCGAGGCGCCAATTGTCTTGTGGCTTTACTCGCCGCACTGGGCCCCTGCGAAATACGATGGTAAGTTCATCGAATTCCCCGAATACTCCAAGGCCTGCTACGATGATGCCTCGGTCGGTATAAACCCGGACGCCGCCTATGACTGCGGCAAGCCGACAGGCCCCATCTGGAAGGTCGCGTGGGCTGGAGTCGAGGATAAATGGCCGGGCGCTGCCGAGATTGTCCGCAACTACACCCTCACTAATGAGGAAATGGGCGCGATGGTGTCGGCCGTTGATCTGGATGGGCAATCCATTGAGGCAGTCGCGGATCAGTGGATGGCTGATAACGCGGCCAAAGTGGACGGCTGGATCAACTAA
- a CDS encoding DeoR/GlpR family DNA-binding transcription regulator, whose protein sequence is MDNAHPTHRQQEILDALRRGGGSLRVQRLASDLDVSEETVRRNLKRLVNAGLVEKMHGGARLAEAGGEGDFQHRLSIAAGAKQRIARHVAGMIPDGGSVFLDVGSTTSYIADALRDHADLLVVTNSVSVAYKLATRGGNRVYMAGGALRAHDGGAFGAEALAFADNFKTDLAVLSTAGITAKDGFMLFDLEEANFSRAIIKGAARRIVAADSSKFGRAAPITVCDPSLIDTLVTDAPPPDDLAAAAARWGTKVEVART, encoded by the coding sequence ATGGACAACGCCCATCCCACTCATCGACAGCAAGAAATTCTCGACGCGCTGCGCAGGGGCGGCGGATCGTTGCGCGTGCAGCGATTGGCCAGCGATCTGGATGTCAGCGAGGAAACCGTGCGCCGCAATCTCAAGCGGTTGGTGAATGCGGGCCTCGTCGAAAAGATGCATGGTGGCGCGCGACTGGCCGAGGCGGGCGGCGAGGGCGATTTTCAGCATCGTCTCAGCATTGCGGCAGGCGCCAAGCAGCGCATAGCGCGGCATGTGGCAGGGATGATCCCTGATGGCGGATCGGTGTTTTTGGATGTCGGCAGCACGACCAGCTACATAGCCGATGCCCTGCGCGATCATGCGGATCTGCTGGTGGTGACCAACTCTGTCTCGGTCGCGTACAAACTGGCGACGCGCGGCGGGAACCGCGTTTATATGGCTGGCGGCGCGCTGCGCGCCCATGACGGCGGTGCGTTCGGTGCAGAGGCACTGGCGTTTGCAGATAACTTCAAAACGGATTTGGCCGTATTGTCGACGGCAGGCATCACGGCAAAGGACGGCTTCATGTTGTTCGATCTGGAAGAGGCTAATTTCAGCCGCGCAATTATCAAGGGCGCGGCCCGGCGCATCGTGGCTGCCGATTCGTCGAAATTCGGGCGCGCGGCGCCGATTACTGTGTGCGATCCGTCGCTCATAGATACGCTTGTCACGGATGCCCCCCCGCCTGATGATTTGGCGGCGGCGGCGGCCCGATGGGGGACAAAAGTAGAGGTGGCAAGGACATGA
- a CDS encoding inositol monophosphatase family protein, producing MKLQQIASIAARIAEEASAVPMRHFRQAGLGVETKDDADSSPVTIADRATEQAIRDALAAEFPGHGIFGEEFGVAGSLDGLAWIIDPIDGTRFFLTGYPGFGMLIGHLQAGVPQVGIVRMPALNETYVGILGGGATLNGAAIAARGTTQLAEARVYINEAERTYDHDPALFAKLCKIGHTRRMSYDCYPHALVAAGQIDAVTDIGLEPYDFLPLAPLVEAAGGVMTDWDGRALTLGSDGRVVTAATPELHAALLDMLNG from the coding sequence ATGAAACTACAGCAGATAGCATCAATCGCCGCGCGTATCGCCGAGGAGGCAAGCGCGGTTCCAATGCGGCATTTTCGGCAAGCGGGCCTTGGGGTCGAGACGAAGGATGACGCCGATTCCAGCCCCGTCACCATCGCTGACCGCGCGACGGAGCAGGCGATCCGCGATGCATTGGCCGCCGAATTTCCCGGTCACGGTATTTTTGGCGAAGAGTTCGGCGTAGCCGGGTCGCTGGACGGGCTCGCGTGGATCATCGACCCTATCGACGGCACGCGGTTCTTTCTGACCGGGTATCCGGGATTCGGCATGCTGATCGGGCATTTACAGGCGGGTGTGCCGCAGGTGGGCATCGTGCGTATGCCCGCCTTGAACGAGACATATGTGGGCATCCTTGGCGGCGGCGCCACACTGAACGGCGCAGCCATCGCGGCACGCGGGACCACGCAATTGGCCGAGGCGCGCGTATATATTAACGAGGCTGAACGCACGTATGACCATGATCCGGCACTTTTTGCGAAGCTATGCAAGATCGGCCACACGCGGCGCATGTCCTACGATTGCTATCCCCACGCGCTTGTCGCGGCGGGGCAGATCGACGCGGTGACGGATATCGGCCTTGAGCCGTATGATTTTCTACCGCTCGCCCCTCTGGTCGAGGCGGCGGGCGGTGTCATGACCGACTGGGACGGGCGCGCGCTGACTTTGGGATCGGACGGGCGCGTGGTCACGGCGGCCACGCCAGAGCTGCACGCGGCGCTGCTGGATATGCTGAACGGCTGA
- a CDS encoding GlxA family transcriptional regulator, translating into MTQSDYIPKGAASFRIAPVAAPRMFDFVLLPKLTMLALSAAIEPLRVANQISQQELYRWRTMTSGGGHIRCSNNLALVPDAPLSPPARGARVFICSGVEPAETVDTSVIHWAARQAAHGTPVGAICTGAFTLARAGLLGGRTFTLHWENQPAFVEAFPNLVPTPNLYEVDGDLMTAAGGSASTDLMLSVIEDDFGPDFALVVSDMCLHGRSHSDHAPQQTARSAVIGSRNSHLIAAMRLMQLHLEEPMTVEAIASEAGISKRQLERSFSQHTGLSPRRYYTDMRLSRAYSLLSETDLPIAEIAAATGFGGTSAFARAFRAKFDVAPGKFRKRW; encoded by the coding sequence ATGACCCAATCGGACTATATCCCCAAAGGCGCGGCCAGCTTTCGCATCGCGCCGGTCGCAGCGCCGCGCATGTTCGATTTCGTGCTGTTGCCCAAGCTGACGATGCTCGCGCTATCCGCTGCCATTGAGCCGTTGCGCGTTGCCAATCAGATATCGCAGCAGGAGCTGTACCGCTGGCGCACCATGACGTCCGGCGGCGGGCATATCCGCTGCTCCAACAACCTGGCGCTGGTGCCTGACGCGCCCCTTAGCCCGCCAGCGCGGGGGGCGCGCGTTTTCATCTGTTCGGGCGTGGAGCCGGCAGAGACCGTGGACACGTCCGTCATCCACTGGGCCGCGCGGCAGGCGGCGCATGGCACACCGGTGGGCGCGATCTGCACGGGGGCATTCACGCTGGCGCGAGCCGGACTGCTGGGCGGGCGCACGTTCACGCTGCACTGGGAAAACCAGCCCGCCTTTGTCGAGGCGTTTCCGAATTTGGTGCCAACCCCGAACCTTTATGAGGTGGACGGCGATCTAATGACGGCGGCGGGCGGGTCTGCGTCGACCGACCTGATGCTAAGCGTCATCGAGGATGATTTCGGTCCAGATTTCGCGCTGGTCGTGTCGGATATGTGCCTGCACGGACGCAGCCATTCGGACCACGCGCCGCAGCAAACCGCGCGCTCGGCAGTGATTGGCAGCCGCAATAGTCACTTGATCGCCGCGATGCGCCTGATGCAGCTGCATCTGGAAGAGCCGATGACGGTAGAGGCCATCGCCAGCGAGGCGGGCATATCAAAACGCCAGTTGGAGCGAAGTTTTTCGCAGCATACTGGCCTTAGCCCGCGACGATACTACACTGATATGCGGCTGTCGCGCGCCTACTCGCTGCTAAGTGAGACGGACCTGCCCATCGCCGAGATCGCCGCCGCCACAGGCTTTGGCGGCACGTCAGCATTTGCACGGGCCTTTCGGGCCAAGTTTGACGTGGCGCCGGGCAAATTTCGCAAGCGTTGGTAG
- a CDS encoding C45 family autoproteolytic acyltransferase/hydolase — protein sequence MQLNWRAISEDDPGPKWAGLFREYWPDYHRWWAREGAEARPGFLDSHKALRAHMPEMLPLYDQLVELAGGSDQAARFLSFYCPPPYLSSCSQAIWPGAEPVLVRNYDYSPKAFDSLTLRTKWQGRAVMGTSDGLWGLVDGINDAGLAVSLTFGGRRVVGDGFGVPLILRYVLQTCETAAEAGRALARIPTHMSYNVTVVDAKRQFLTALMAPDRKAVITHQAVATNHQERVEWASHARFTATVERERYLLQRMTLHVEPEEKFINAFLRPPLYSSRFDQGFGTLYTAVYRPQRLQMEMRWPRARWPLDLHDFREDTRVIYTPEGVSSAAE from the coding sequence ATGCAATTGAACTGGCGCGCAATTTCCGAGGATGATCCCGGCCCTAAATGGGCCGGGCTTTTCCGTGAATACTGGCCCGACTACCATCGCTGGTGGGCGCGCGAGGGTGCCGAGGCGCGGCCAGGCTTCCTCGATAGTCACAAGGCGCTGCGCGCGCATATGCCCGAAATGCTGCCCCTCTACGACCAGCTTGTCGAGCTGGCAGGCGGCAGCGATCAGGCGGCGCGCTTTCTCAGCTTTTACTGTCCGCCACCCTACCTGTCGTCCTGCTCCCAAGCGATCTGGCCGGGGGCCGAGCCCGTTTTAGTGCGCAATTACGACTATTCGCCCAAGGCGTTCGACAGCCTGACATTGCGCACAAAGTGGCAAGGCCGCGCCGTTATGGGCACGTCCGACGGCCTTTGGGGGCTGGTCGACGGGATAAACGATGCGGGGCTGGCGGTCTCGCTGACATTTGGCGGTCGGCGCGTGGTTGGCGACGGCTTTGGCGTGCCGCTGATCCTGCGCTACGTCCTGCAAACCTGCGAGACGGCCGCCGAGGCGGGCCGCGCGCTGGCCCGCATCCCAACGCATATGAGCTATAACGTCACCGTGGTTGACGCCAAGCGGCAGTTCCTGACCGCCCTTATGGCGCCCGACCGCAAGGCAGTGATCACCCATCAGGCCGTCGCGACAAACCACCAAGAGCGGGTGGAATGGGCGAGCCATGCGCGGTTTACCGCAACGGTCGAGCGCGAGCGCTACCTGCTCCAGCGCATGACCCTGCATGTGGAGCCTGAGGAAAAGTTCATCAATGCCTTCTTGCGCCCGCCGCTCTATTCTTCGCGGTTCGATCAGGGGTTCGGAACGCTATACACGGCGGTCTACCGGCCTCAACGGCTGCAAATGGAAATGCGCTGGCCCCGCGCCCGCTGGCCGCTGGACTTACATGATTTCCGCGAGGATACGCGTGTGATTTATACACCCGAAGGGGTGTCATCTGCGGCAGAGTGA
- a CDS encoding biotin carboxylase, with translation MSAELKNISEIRRHFHRNEDPIYFISATNFNLLGLDEWCKNFKYICYIDCYGGKHPNTFVPSEQPHAEFQSIEDINNYLLQHKEVIDLIKRRGGKPKFVFLMFDEETERLSKELGADVWFPKAKLRQKMDNKIETVRIGNKAGVPSVPNTLSVVESYDNLKEICDKAGLGHDLVLQSAFGDSGHTTFFIKSEADFRRHEHDIVGEGEIKIMKRIDCRGSAIEGCATKEGTIVGPLMTELVGFKELTPYRGGWCGNEILSTAFPPKVRQKARELTFKFGEQLRKEGYRGYFELDFLIDKKTGDIWLGELNPRITGCSSMTNHAAFAHADAPLFLFHLLEFSKKKFSLDVDELNSRWADPKMIDSWSQMVIKHTDDTVDIATEVPETGIYRMKEDGSIDFNRFDYHRRAVESENEAFFLRILQPGDYRYEGADIGILVTRGRSMTNGFKLNERGKRWIHGIKNGVHGRPLPTAEAGPALADPAFKIM, from the coding sequence ATGTCCGCAGAGCTCAAGAATATCTCGGAAATCCGCCGCCACTTTCACCGCAACGAAGATCCGATCTATTTCATCTCGGCCACCAACTTCAACCTTTTGGGGCTGGATGAATGGTGCAAGAACTTCAAGTATATCTGCTATATCGACTGCTACGGCGGCAAACATCCGAACACGTTCGTCCCTAGCGAGCAGCCGCATGCTGAATTCCAGTCGATTGAGGACATCAACAACTATCTGCTGCAGCACAAAGAGGTCATCGACCTCATCAAGCGGCGCGGCGGCAAGCCCAAGTTTGTGTTCCTCATGTTCGACGAGGAAACCGAGCGCCTGTCCAAAGAGCTGGGCGCCGATGTCTGGTTCCCCAAGGCCAAGCTGCGCCAGAAGATGGACAACAAGATCGAGACCGTCCGCATCGGCAACAAGGCCGGCGTGCCGTCTGTGCCAAACACGCTGAGCGTGGTCGAGAGCTACGATAACCTGAAAGAGATTTGCGACAAAGCGGGCCTCGGCCACGATCTGGTACTGCAATCGGCCTTTGGCGATAGTGGCCATACAACGTTTTTCATAAAATCCGAGGCTGATTTCCGCCGCCATGAGCACGACATCGTCGGCGAGGGCGAGATCAAGATTATGAAGCGAATTGATTGCCGCGGATCGGCGATTGAGGGCTGCGCCACCAAGGAGGGCACGATCGTCGGCCCACTGATGACCGAGCTTGTCGGCTTCAAAGAACTGACACCTTATCGCGGCGGTTGGTGCGGGAACGAGATTTTATCGACGGCCTTCCCTCCGAAGGTCCGCCAGAAAGCGCGTGAGCTGACCTTCAAGTTCGGTGAGCAACTGCGTAAGGAGGGCTATCGCGGCTATTTTGAGTTGGATTTCCTGATCGACAAAAAAACCGGCGATATCTGGCTGGGCGAGTTGAACCCGCGCATCACTGGCTGCTCGTCGATGACGAACCACGCGGCCTTTGCGCATGCGGACGCGCCCTTGTTCCTGTTCCACCTGCTCGAATTCTCCAAGAAAAAATTCTCGCTGGACGTGGACGAACTGAACAGCCGTTGGGCCGATCCCAAGATGATCGACAGCTGGTCCCAGATGGTCATAAAGCACACCGACGACACCGTCGACATCGCGACCGAAGTCCCCGAGACGGGCATCTACCGGATGAAGGAAGACGGCAGCATCGATTTCAACCGCTTTGACTATCACCGCCGCGCGGTGGAAAGTGAAAATGAGGCGTTCTTCTTGCGTATTCTGCAGCCGGGCGATTACCGCTATGAGGGTGCCGATATCGGTATTCTCGTCACGCGCGGGCGCTCAATGACCAATGGATTTAAGCTGAATGAGCGTGGCAAGCGCTGGATTCACGGCATCAAGAACGGCGTTCATGGGCGGCCATTGCCGACCGCCGAGGCGGGGCCAGCCCTTGCCGATCCGGCATTCAAGATCATGTAA